The window AAGAAGGCAGTGTGCTCTGCCTGCACTCAGAAGGTGTGCGCCGTCTGCAAGCAGAAGCTGTGTTCGTGAGTGTCTTGGGTGTTTCCGATGCTTTTTAGAGTGTTCTTTGCTGGTGTTTATTAATTAGTTTTAGTCGAATTGATCGAACAGTAGTGTTTTATGTTTCATCTTTTTTTGGATGTTTATCGAGTCCTTCAAGATGGATTTTGCTGATCGAAATTTAACTCTCACCTTTCATGAATTCTCATTATCTTTAGTATTCTGCATAATATCATATAACCTGATATTATCATGATTATCATCAAGGCATATGCCATTCATCGTTTCACAGAAAGCGGATTCATAAAGGCTTCTAATAGTTTTAATCCCCTTCAAGAAAATTTTAACAAAGCAGTTTTTGTTTTGTTTTTTGTTTTAGAAAATTAACAAAGCAGTTCAAATAGACCAAATGCAAAAAAGGCAGAGGTAGTCCAGCAAGACACAAACAAGGACTAATTCTTCAGTAATACAATAAAAGATGATACATTGATGATACTGTATGTTTTAGTTTAGACAATAGTAGGAGATGATGATCCATTTATAAAACATAAACATATATATGACCCCTCTTGCTAGAGCTAAAGCACAAATATTATTAATTTTTAAATAGACGAAATGCGAAGTTAAGAAATTGAAAATACCATTATGGATGTAATGGTTCAAGTTTATATAGACGTACAGAAGAAAACTTCAAGCAGTATTCGATTCAGTTTGAATAAATTTACTAGCGAAGAAAATGTCTAGCTAATAGTCCCAACTATTCCAAGTTGTCGAAAGGGCTAAATGCGAAGGCAAATTTGTTGAACATAATAGTCCCATTGGCCGGCCTTTTCACCAATGTGGATTTGGTCGCAGCTACTGATATTGAAAGCGGTCGCTACAGCCTGCATATGAATTCTAAACTAGAAGGCACTAGTTCTTTAAGCTGCTGAATAGCTTGTTTTCTTTCCTCCTTTTCTATCCACTCCACCTCCTCTCTGTTACCCATTATAAACCTGATCCGCTCACGAGAAAACCATTGTCGAACAGGATGCATAAGAAGCTCTTTTAGTTCAGCAGCATTCTCTATCAAGTACCTAACAAGTTCTAAATCACTGGTACGACCGTGACACGTACTCTGTCACTTCCACTACTCTAAGGAATTGATGTGAGTAATTGGGAGCTTGCTTAACCTCCATTTCACGCCTATAAAATCGAGAGATAGTAGTTTCCAACTGCACCAAGGAATTCAATCAATTTAGTGGAACGGACAATAATCAAAAGTCTTGGTTGGGGAGTTCAAGTGAAAAGACGCAAGTGCGTTCGTGTTCGAAACAGCTCAGAAAATTAGGAGCAAGAACGAAAATTAAAATTGCTATTTTACATCTCAATGGACAGTGACATACTTGCACCAATGGCACTAAACTAAACTCAACCCCAGAAAATGTCATGTTGAATTTTAGGGATTATAGATATGGTCCTGTTATGGTACAATTGCTAATTAACATTATTTTGCAGTCAACAAGAAAATGATTGACATGAGAAAATAAACAAGACAGTAATAAAGATGCACATACCCTGATCAAAACAATTCAGGATAATCAGAAATAGAGATGGGCCAAAGAGCTAGACAGATACCAAGTTTTAATAAGATTATATGCCTTCAATACAAGTTTGTGCAAATAAGGAGATGCCTCCATGAAAGACATTAATTGAAGAAGACAGCAACTGTCACGTTCCTTCAATCCCAGTTCCAAATACTTGAGATTCACATATGTAGGAAGTACATGTTTCTCATTGTTTAGCTGAAAAAAAAAAACAAAGGGATAAGGTGCTAACATAACCCAACAAAACCAACACATAACTGATGTAAGTACTTACCACAAATCCCCTCATTCTGAAAACCTCTAGCTGATGATGAGAACCACACTGTCCAAATGAAACTCGGCGGGAAGAAATGGAGACCTCAACAAGCTGCGGCACATTCTTAAGCAGCAAGTTTATCCCGCCTCCACCATAAATAAATGAAACAAGTTTTACATCACAAATCTCAATGTTCACAGGACCAGTATGTTTATGTATGTGCAAGTATTTCAAAGCAATTGACGGGCCGATAACTTTAAAACTATCCAACCCTAAAGTGCGAACTACTGTTAATCGCTCAAGAAGTGGACAGTGAGACAAGAAGCACTCTAGAACTTGCCCAGTAAGTCCTATAACAAACCTGAATTCAAGAACTCTAAGGTACTTCAAGCAACTGAATGCACTAAAACAAGTGTATAGACAAGGGTGTAGAATATCAGGTTTAGAGCACAAGTCAGACCCTAATCTGTCCACATTTACAAATTGGTGCGAATGGGGAAAAGTACTAAAGACTGCCTTAATCTCGTTTCCTCCTCTTTTGGGGAAACCTCTGTTTTCAGAAAGGAGCAAATCAAAGTTTTGGACTCTCTTTTCCAAGGCGAATTGACCCCATGTATGAATGGAATTTTCGTACTTGGGATCATTTATACCGGCATAAACCCTAAGCAGATTGATACTTGGGCCTCTATGTTGTTTCATTACATTATTCACCCAATTCAAGTACCTATCAAGTTCTGACTCTATTCTTACTCGTTTGTATGAACGCAGTTGGAAAAGAATGTCGTGGTGAAAATCGAGAGTGGTAACGAAGGTCCAGATGTGGCGCCATCGAGTAGATAGCACACTAGTAGCTGCTGCTTCCTTTAGAGGCAGCAGAGACACTATACTAACTATAAGATCATCTGGCAATGCACTAATCCTGTCCACCCCCACCAAGTTTTGCACATTGTCCTTGAAATAGAAACCCTAAAAGAGTCAGAAAACCAATCAGTGACCATGCAACTTTAACAGTCTGCACGTTTACAGGATTTCTTAGCTGGAGGTGTACAGTCTAAGAAATTGATTAGATAAACTTTAAACGAGTTGTACCCTTCATATTTATGCAGTATATCTGGTCTAATAACCTAGCTCGTGGTATACAATATTATACTTTAAAACTAGATTCGAATTTGCAGATATATATGTATGTTTCTTACAGTTCCAGGCTTCCAGATCTGCACTTTTGTTTACAAGACAGTAAAAGCATTTTACTCCTCTAGTACTTTGCCAAAATGTACTTTTTTTCGCTAATTAAGCTACAGTGGAGGCATCACTCAACCCTAGTTCAAGTAGTCATTACATACCCAATGCAATAATCATCATCCATCAGTGTTTGGACTTCTTCAAGCCAATTAACATATACATAAAAGAGATTAAGAAAACGTGCTCATATATATTCATCAAAAACCAAAGTCGTATTTAACATGAAAGAAACCAAAACTTACTGTGTCAGCAACAGGAGATTTGAGGAAGTCGAAGAAGCCGTCACCATTTTCAGTGTCAGTCAAGGTTTTATCAAGATACTACTCAGTTTGCATCCTGCAAGGTAGTTTAGCATGAGAATTACAGGATAGACGGGTAAAAACCTGTCTGACGGAGATTAGAATTACCCAGTTGTTTTCGTCACTTCAGGCATGTTACCACGACTCCACAAGTTGTCATCTGAAATGTTTTCATGAGCACACAATAAGTACAAAGTTTCGGAAAATTTTATAGACCAACATATAAATCTTATAAAAAAACATATAAATCTTTCAAATACTAGTCCTTTCCCACCTGATAACTAATAACATAGAGAAGATAGTAAAAAACTGGAACATAATCATATGATGCGCAAGTGGCAATGATGAAACTTACCCGTTGTTGTTTATCAACATCAAGAATATCACAATCTTCTACACCATGACCTATAAACAATCCAAAGAACAAATTGAGATTTGATTAATATGTTTTATGTTTTGAAGAAACTGGGACGCAAATTATGATACTCGCAGGAATTCTTAAATAACTTTGAGACCAATAATTGAAACAACAGAAACTTCCTCATAGGTTAAGACAAGAAATCGTAACCCTAAAACAATTCAAACAAAAAGCAGGAGAAACCAGTTGAATTTGGCGACCCATAAATCTTGAGAGAAAAAGAAAAAATCACAGAAGGGATTGAAGAGCATAAAACTTTGATGTAGATAAAGGTGTGAGAGACGTTATATTACCCTAGATGAATTAAAGATACTCATGCGATCATCCATATATTTTTGGAGAGGCAAGAAAATACAAAACCCTAGATTAAGGAATGGGAGGAAATAGTGAACGAAAATACAAAACCCTAGACTAATAAAACAAAAAAAGGGAGGAAAGAGTGAAGATGGGTATTAGAGTTAAAGAATGAAGATGGCCGATTTATGGGCATGGTCGACCAAATTGGATTGGCATTAATTATGACCAAGATTTGATTTGATTTGATTGGATTCCTATTACCTTGACCCTAAACTTGAAAGCTGCAACAACAGTGAGGAAGCGGTATATAAAATATAAAAGAACAATTTAGAAGAGAGCAAGACGCTTTGTTTACCTTGATCAAGATCATCGTCTGTTATATTCATAATTAGAGACAAGGTATTCAAACTTTGTAGAAAACTCAATTGTAACACTAGAGCCCTTTTCTACAACTCATAGCAGAGGATGAGTTGTAACAATATCGTGCCTGACTTTAGGAATAAGTATCGTGCCTGACTTTAGAAAACCTAATGCGCAGCTCTCTCTGACGCAAATCAAAGAGCGCTGCTCACCCTAGTTTCTTCGATTTGGATCTCCGATCCAGTTTTCTCCCCCAAACCTCACCATTTTATCCAATCCCTATCCTTTTCATCCTCATGTCGAAGCAAATCGACGAAGTCATCGCCAGTTTTGCGACTTCCCTTGCACTGGCCGGCGATGGGGTCCTTGATATCTCACGTCGATCGGGAGCCAATCTCCGCCGTAACTCGCAAGCCTACCTTTTGGTGAAACCTCTGGCTCCGAAATGTGTTAACCCTGCATATTTGCAGCAGACCTTTCGCAGAATTTGGCGCACTGATGGTAAATTTAAGGTTCAACAGAGACCTCAGGGTTTATTCCTGTTCTCCTTCGATATGAAGAGAGATCGAAATCGTGTGCTTTGGGGAGGCCCGTGGTATTATCTTCGGGCACCAATGGTTATTCAAGACTATGATGGGCTTGCAGATTTTGCATATATTAATTTGCAATCTCTGTTTTTCTGGGTTCGGCTTGAGAACATTCCTCCTAGATTGGAGACACCAGTGGTCATTGAAGATGCAGCAATTGTTGCAGGTGATAATCCACATGTTGATCTGAATCTTCTGAATTCAACAGGGGAGGTTGGTGTTCGGGTATCTCATGCTCTGGACAGACCTTTCATATTTGAAAAGGTGCTTAAGCTTGCTCCTGGAATAGTCAAGAACATTGTTTTCTTTTATGAGAATCTTGTTGGTATGTGTGCTAGCTGCAAATTAATCTTCCATCTCGATGGTATATGTAAGAAAAAAGTAGCAAAATCTGCAGTGCAGGATTCGCAGAAAGAGAATCGGGTTGAAGCACTAGTTAATTTGGCAAACCCAAATTACTCACAAGGTTAGTTGAAGTTCACAGGAGCCATGCCTTCGATTCTGAAGCCCTTACAGCCACAAATGCCTTCAAAGCCGCCATTAACTCGTAAACCAATTGTCATCAAGAAATCGCTGCTTGGTTCCAATGTCACTGAAAGACTGGTGCTAGCTGAATTTGGCACGAATTGTTTAGAACCAGTAGGGAATGAGAATGATGGACATGATATGAGATCAGAGCTGCTGCTGGTTTCTACTGTTGAGCAACCAAGTGATCTAGCTATGCAGGAACCAAGCATTTAAGGTGGACAGACGGGTGTATAAATATGTGTCCATACCCTCTATATGAATTAAACACTCATATAGGACTACTACGCTCACATCCAACGTTCACGTCACACCATAATGCGGCTATATGCTACGCCATTAAGATGGACAGACACATATGGCTAGCTAGCATTTATATACACACTCTCCTCATAAATACATATTTATATTCACCGAAAATCCCATTTTCGGTAACTCTCTAAGAGAAATAAAATCGTCAAAATTAAAATGACGTCAAATGCTCCAACAAAACAAATTGTTCAACCATGAACCATAGCATGCATATTATTTAAAACAAAAGTCCACTCACAACTTTAGACCTAAGCCTGACGTCGACCGAGGTCTCTTCTGCTCGAGCCTCCTCACGTCTTGTTTCCATATAAATAATTAAATTCCCAACTAAAGTTCAATACTTATACAAAATACGCAAAATTAAATATGAGCCGTAACCACGCTCATTCTTACCCAACTTCACCATTCTTAAAACGATACAATCCAAACTTC of the Fragaria vesca subsp. vesca linkage group LG6, FraVesHawaii_1.0, whole genome shotgun sequence genome contains:
- the LOC101305868 gene encoding F-box/FBD/LRR-repeat protein At5g56420-like produces the protein MNITDDDLDQGLRFLVLTYEEVSVVSIIGHGVEDCDILDVDKQQRYLDKTLTDTENGDGFFDFLKSPVADTGFYFKDNVQNLVGVDRISALPDDLIVSIVSLLPLKEAAATSVLSTRWRHIWTFVTTLDFHHDILFQLRSYKRVRIESELDRYLNWVNNVMKQHRGPSINLLRVYAGINDPKYENSIHTWGQFALEKRVQNFDLLLSENRGFPKRGGNEIKAVFSTFPHSHQFVNVDRLGSDLCSKPDILHPCLYTCFSAFSCLKYLRVLEFRFVIGLTGQVLECFLSHCPLLERLTVVRTLGLDSFKVIGPSIALKYLHIHKHTGPVNIEICDVKLVSFIYGGGGINLLLKNVPQLVEVSISSRRVSFGQCGSHHQLEVFRMRGFVLNNEKHVLPTYVNLKYLELGLKERDSCCLLQLMSFMEASPYLHKLLETTISRFYRREMEVKQAPNYSHQFLRVVEVTEYVSRSYQ